In the Passer domesticus isolate bPasDom1 chromosome 4, bPasDom1.hap1, whole genome shotgun sequence genome, one interval contains:
- the DCTN6 gene encoding dynactin subunit 6, giving the protein MAEKAQKSVKIAPGAVVCVESEIRGDVTIGPRTVIHPKARIIAEAGPIVIGEGNLIEEQALIINGYPENITPESEDVEPKPMVIGTNNVFEVGCYSQAMKVGDNNVIESKAFVGRNVILTSGCIIGACCSVSTCEVLPENSVIYGADCLRRVQTERPQPQTLQLDFLMKILPNYHHLKKTTKAASTPVKS; this is encoded by the exons ATGGCGGAGAAGGCGCAGAAGAG CGTGAAGATCGCGCCGGGCGCCGTGGTGTGCGTGGAGAGCGAGATCCGCGGGGACGTGACCATCG GGCCCAGGACCGTGATCCATCCCAAGGCCCGCATCATCGCCGAGGCGGGGCCCATCGTCATCGGAGAGGGGAACCTGATCGAGGAGCAGGCGCTCATCATCAATGG GTACCCAGAAAACATCACCCCGGAGAGCGAAGATGTGGAGCCCAAGCCCATGGTCATTGGCACCAACAATGTTTTTGAGGTTGGGTGCT ATTCCCAAGCGATGAAGGTGGGAGACAACAACGTCATCGAATCCAAAG CGTTTGTGGGCAGGAACGTGATCCTGACGAGCGGCTGCATCATCGGGGCCTGCTGCAGCGTGAGCACGTGCGAGGTGCTCCCGGAGAACTCCGTCATCTACGGCGCCGACTGCCTGCGGCGCGTGCAGACCGAGCGCCCGCAG ccccagacGCTGCAGCTGGATTTCCTGATGAAGATCCTGCCCAACTACCACCACCTGAAGAAGACCACGAAGGCCGCGTCCACGCCCGTCAAGAGCTGA